In Halanaeroarchaeum sp. HSR-CO, one DNA window encodes the following:
- a CDS encoding nicotinate-nucleotide--dimethylbenzimidazole phosphoribosyltransferase: protein MIAAFVVGTTATGRIDGLSAAGASPAVMRHTPAADAEIVTYGRPVFAPSVPVSPEGCPTPSLVTRAALDRLSVETMVLDAGLATRTAAPTVEVGVSPGDDLRAERPVPNADAAFEAGARVGRAITHDEMLVAESIPGGTTTAMGVLTALGEPNGVSSSLPENPLERKRSVVDAGLAASEVGPGELAGQPIEAVERMGDPVLATIAGLVTGAAAEGVAVTLAGGSQMVAAAALARHGGVDAPLSIATTAFVEWDDSFDLHGAADALDLSTRVTDPGFEAVDHVAFERYRLGEAKEGVGMGGALWLADREGVPMAAVRDRIVDYYDRLVGEDGPR, encoded by the coding sequence GTGATCGCCGCGTTCGTCGTCGGGACGACCGCCACCGGCCGCATCGACGGGCTCAGCGCCGCCGGTGCCTCGCCCGCGGTGATGCGTCACACCCCGGCCGCCGACGCCGAGATCGTCACCTACGGGCGACCGGTCTTCGCGCCGTCCGTCCCGGTCAGTCCCGAGGGGTGTCCGACGCCCTCGCTCGTGACCCGGGCCGCACTCGACCGCCTGTCCGTCGAGACGATGGTCCTCGACGCCGGTCTCGCCACTCGGACCGCCGCACCGACGGTGGAGGTCGGGGTCTCGCCGGGCGACGATCTCCGCGCCGAACGTCCCGTTCCGAACGCCGACGCCGCCTTCGAGGCCGGCGCGCGTGTCGGACGGGCCATCACCCACGACGAGATGCTCGTCGCCGAGAGCATCCCCGGTGGCACCACGACCGCGATGGGCGTGCTGACCGCGCTCGGGGAGCCCAACGGCGTCTCCTCGTCGCTGCCCGAGAACCCCCTCGAACGAAAGCGATCGGTGGTCGACGCGGGCCTCGCGGCCAGCGAGGTCGGCCCCGGCGAACTGGCCGGCCAGCCGATCGAGGCGGTCGAGCGGATGGGCGACCCGGTCCTCGCGACCATCGCTGGGCTCGTCACGGGCGCGGCCGCCGAGGGGGTCGCCGTGACGCTCGCCGGTGGGTCACAGATGGTGGCTGCCGCCGCCCTCGCTCGACACGGGGGCGTCGACGCACCGCTCTCGATCGCCACGACCGCGTTCGTCGAGTGGGACGACTCGTTCGATCTCCACGGGGCGGCCGACGCCCTCGACCTCTCGACCCGGGTGACCGACCCCGGCTTCGAGGCCGTCGACCACGTCGCCTTCGAGCGCTATCGCCTGGGCGAGGCGAAAGAGGGCGTCGGGATGGGTGGGGCGCTCTGGCTCGCCGACCGCGAGGGCGTGCCGATGGCCGCCGTCAGGGACCGGATCGTGGACTACTACGACCGCCTGGTGGGAGAGGATGGACCCCGATAG
- a CDS encoding NTP transferase domain-containing protein → MDALVMAGGQGTRLGRGEKPLCEIGGVPMVDRVLRALEDSEIDRALVVTSPQTPATAAHVSAPVVETPGDGYVADLGVALERVSLPVLTVVADLPLLSGAVVDRILDATGTDSTTVCVPADLPHRLGATVDRTTTVDGRTAVPTGVNVVGATDRTETLIMHEPTLAVNVNRPRDARVAEALA, encoded by the coding sequence GTGGACGCTCTGGTGATGGCCGGCGGGCAGGGGACGCGACTCGGCCGCGGGGAGAAACCACTCTGCGAGATCGGCGGCGTCCCGATGGTCGATCGAGTGCTCCGGGCGCTCGAAGACAGCGAGATCGACCGGGCACTCGTCGTGACCTCGCCGCAGACGCCGGCGACGGCAGCACACGTCAGCGCCCCGGTCGTCGAGACGCCGGGAGACGGCTACGTCGCCGACCTCGGGGTCGCCCTCGAACGGGTCTCGCTCCCCGTACTGACGGTCGTCGCGGACCTCCCGCTGCTGTCCGGGGCGGTCGTAGACCGGATCCTCGACGCGACCGGGACGGATTCCACCACCGTCTGTGTGCCCGCCGACCTGCCGCACCGACTCGGAGCGACCGTCGATCGGACGACGACGGTCGACGGGCGGACCGCCGTCCCGACCGGCGTCAACGTCGTCGGTGCCACCGATCGAACGGAGACACTCATCATGCACGAACCGACACTCGCCGTCAACGTGAACCGACCGAGAGACGCCCGCGTCGCGGAGGCCCTTGCGTGA
- the cobS gene encoding adenosylcobinamide-GDP ribazoletransferase yields MRRLAGALGFLTTIPLQMTEDAWEGFRREPAVMPAVGYLVGALVAIPVVVSPIPALGGFALVLAVYVLTGINHFDGLTDLADGLAVHGSEAERVGAMRDSALGVGGLLVGAIVVIGLFAVGQVLTGRGRTAFGVVVAAEVAAKLAMLVVLVRGTPRHEGLGSALAEFATHRSLAVGGLLAVPAMVLSWPSPASAVALAGGLLVALVMGWVARSRLGGISGDVVGATNEVARLSGLLLGVIAWTLW; encoded by the coding sequence GTGAGGAGACTCGCGGGCGCCCTCGGCTTTCTCACCACGATCCCACTCCAGATGACCGAGGACGCCTGGGAGGGGTTTCGCCGCGAGCCAGCGGTCATGCCGGCCGTCGGCTACCTCGTCGGTGCGCTGGTGGCCATCCCGGTCGTCGTCTCTCCGATACCCGCTCTCGGTGGGTTCGCCTTGGTCCTCGCGGTCTACGTCCTGACCGGCATCAACCACTTCGACGGGCTGACCGACCTCGCCGACGGGCTGGCCGTCCACGGCTCCGAAGCCGAACGCGTCGGGGCGATGCGCGACAGTGCCCTCGGCGTCGGTGGCCTACTCGTGGGTGCCATCGTCGTCATCGGCCTGTTCGCCGTCGGCCAGGTGCTGACGGGGCGGGGACGCACGGCCTTCGGCGTCGTCGTCGCCGCAGAGGTCGCCGCCAAACTGGCCATGCTCGTGGTCCTCGTCCGGGGCACGCCACGACACGAGGGACTCGGGTCGGCCCTCGCCGAATTCGCGACCCACCGATCGCTCGCCGTCGGCGGCCTGCTCGCCGTCCCCGCGATGGTCCTTTCCTGGCCCTCGCCGGCGAGTGCGGTCGCGCTCGCCGGCGGACTCCTCGTCGCCCTCGTCATGGGCTGGGTAGCGAGGAGCCGTCTCGGCGGGATCAGCGGCGACGTCGTGGGAGCGACCAACGAGGTCGCCCGTCTCAGCGGCCTGCTCCTGGGGGTGATCGCGTGGACGCTCTGGTGA
- the cbiB gene encoding adenosylcobinamide-phosphate synthase CbiB, with translation MTAIATAAIGVALLLDRVGGEPPERLHPVVWLGTIIDWCDREWSSPGAVGILVALFVPLVAGLIAATVIGWALTLGHLPGVVVAGTVLFTTVSLRSLVGAGTDVIAATGEDVAAAASEARSLVGRETTSLGPAALRSAAVESVAENLADGLVGPLVAFALGALVSLPVAVGAAVWVKGVNTLDSMLGYRTHPMGWASARLDDVVAWVPARLSAVLLAVAAGRPGAIGTARGYAREPASPNSGWPMATMAALLDVSLVKPGAYALNPGRGLPTAEQARAGVTLVHRAGLLAFLLAGVVAWL, from the coding sequence GTGACCGCGATAGCGACGGCGGCCATCGGCGTCGCACTCCTCCTCGATCGGGTGGGTGGCGAACCGCCCGAACGACTCCATCCGGTCGTCTGGCTCGGAACCATCATCGACTGGTGCGACAGGGAGTGGTCGAGCCCCGGGGCGGTCGGCATTCTCGTCGCTCTATTCGTGCCCCTGGTGGCCGGGCTGATTGCGGCCACCGTGATCGGCTGGGCACTGACACTCGGGCACCTGCCGGGCGTCGTCGTGGCGGGGACCGTCCTGTTCACGACGGTCAGCCTGCGGTCGCTCGTCGGTGCGGGCACCGACGTGATCGCCGCGACCGGCGAAGACGTCGCCGCTGCGGCCAGCGAAGCGCGATCCCTCGTCGGTCGGGAGACGACGAGCCTCGGTCCGGCAGCGCTCCGGAGTGCGGCCGTCGAGAGCGTGGCCGAGAACCTCGCCGACGGTCTGGTCGGCCCGCTGGTCGCGTTCGCGCTCGGCGCGCTCGTTTCGCTGCCGGTCGCCGTCGGTGCGGCGGTCTGGGTGAAGGGCGTCAACACCCTCGACTCGATGCTCGGCTACCGCACCCACCCCATGGGCTGGGCGAGTGCGCGTCTCGACGACGTCGTCGCCTGGGTCCCGGCGCGACTGAGTGCCGTCCTGCTCGCGGTCGCCGCGGGGCGACCGGGCGCGATCGGAACGGCCCGTGGATACGCGAGGGAGCCAGCCTCGCCGAATTCCGGGTGGCCGATGGCGACGATGGCCGCGCTCCTCGACGTGTCCCTCGTCAAGCCGGGCGCGTACGCCCTGAACCCGGGTCGGGGGCTGCCGACAGCGGAGCAGGCCCGCGCGGGCGTGACCCTCGTCCACCGCGCGGGACTGCTCGCATTCTTGCTTGCGGGGGTGGTGGCGTGGTTGTGA
- a CDS encoding HAD family hydrolase, giving the protein MPRADRTTGADPIRAVSFDLFGTLVAATPPTNPADAVATALRERDVSVPDDWRTRYETAYGRSEPGAERSLYDHVESALAADAPNGKQAVSRRTIESAVDAAFDPTVETVSGAESVVRAVGDRFPIAILSNSSVPGLAARAIERSGLRSADFDAVVTSVDCGWRKPDPRAFETVAGALDVSVDQLAHVGDDPETDGAIAAAGGRYVSVQQESLESVVALLGVEP; this is encoded by the coding sequence ATGCCCCGCGCCGACCGTACCACGGGGGCCGACCCCATTCGCGCCGTCTCGTTCGACCTCTTCGGCACCCTCGTCGCAGCGACTCCTCCGACGAACCCCGCCGATGCGGTAGCGACGGCGCTCCGGGAACGGGACGTGTCGGTCCCGGACGACTGGCGGACGCGATACGAGACAGCGTACGGTCGGTCCGAACCGGGGGCAGAACGGTCGTTGTACGATCACGTCGAATCGGCGCTGGCAGCGGACGCCCCGAACGGGAAGCAGGCCGTTTCCCGACGGACCATCGAATCGGCCGTCGACGCCGCCTTCGACCCGACAGTGGAGACCGTGTCGGGGGCCGAGAGCGTCGTTCGAGCGGTCGGTGACCGATTTCCGATCGCCATCCTCTCGAACAGTTCGGTCCCGGGACTCGCCGCGCGCGCCATCGAGCGGTCGGGACTCCGCAGTGCGGATTTCGACGCCGTGGTCACGAGCGTGGACTGTGGCTGGCGCAAACCCGACCCGCGGGCCTTCGAGACGGTCGCGGGAGCCCTCGACGTGTCCGTCGACCAACTTGCCCACGTCGGCGACGATCCCGAGACGGACGGCGCAATTGCCGCGGCTGGCGGTCGGTACGTCTCCGTCCAGCAGGAATCACTCGAATCGGTGGTAGCGCTACTCGGGGTGGAGCCGTGA
- a CDS encoding PGF-CTERM-anchored ABC transporter substrate-binding protein: protein MTARSRLRTILVLGLVVALVGAGAGPALAAGAVTDQASANQLDDCSFPVETTDATGETVTIDAEPETVVTLGPSAAQTMWEIGAEEKVVGVSQYASYLEGAESRTNVSGASQSFVDSERVVDLDPDLVLAPNIIPVETVQKLRDSGLTVYSYERATSLADVEEKTRLTGHLVGACEGAEKRATEMNESLETVRDRVDGEDRPRVLYYMGGGHTAGEGTFIDGIIEAAGGTNVAAEAGMEGYGQMNEEDVVEQNPEWIVTNTDIGAIPESAGYDATTAVQEEQILLVDANYVSQPAPRTVEIVEELAAAFHPASEDAAVEATETTATETTADSATTATTAAADGTTRTTTATTPGMGIPVALLAISLVGLSLRRE from the coding sequence ATGACAGCACGGTCGCGGTTGCGAACCATACTGGTACTCGGACTGGTGGTAGCACTGGTCGGCGCCGGCGCTGGACCCGCCCTCGCAGCGGGCGCGGTCACCGACCAGGCCTCGGCGAACCAACTCGACGACTGCTCGTTCCCGGTCGAGACGACCGACGCGACCGGGGAGACGGTGACCATCGATGCGGAGCCCGAGACGGTCGTCACGCTCGGACCGAGCGCCGCTCAGACGATGTGGGAGATCGGTGCCGAAGAGAAGGTCGTCGGCGTCTCGCAGTACGCCTCGTACCTCGAGGGCGCCGAGTCGCGGACGAACGTCTCCGGCGCGAGCCAGTCGTTCGTCGACAGCGAACGGGTCGTGGACCTGGACCCCGACCTGGTGCTCGCCCCCAACATTATCCCGGTCGAAACCGTCCAGAAACTCCGTGATTCCGGACTGACGGTCTACTCGTACGAGCGGGCCACGTCACTCGCCGACGTCGAGGAGAAGACGCGACTGACGGGCCACCTGGTCGGCGCCTGTGAGGGGGCCGAGAAGCGAGCGACCGAGATGAACGAGTCCCTCGAGACCGTTCGCGACCGCGTCGACGGCGAGGACCGCCCGCGCGTGCTCTACTACATGGGTGGCGGCCACACGGCGGGCGAGGGAACCTTCATCGACGGGATCATCGAGGCGGCCGGGGGCACGAACGTCGCCGCCGAGGCCGGGATGGAGGGGTACGGCCAGATGAACGAAGAAGACGTCGTCGAACAAAATCCCGAGTGGATCGTGACCAACACCGACATCGGGGCGATTCCCGAATCGGCCGGCTACGACGCCACGACGGCCGTCCAGGAGGAACAGATCCTGCTGGTCGACGCCAACTACGTGAGCCAGCCCGCGCCACGGACCGTCGAGATCGTCGAGGAACTGGCCGCCGCCTTCCACCCCGCCTCGGAGGACGCGGCGGTCGAGGCGACGGAGACGACGGCGACGGAGACGACCGCCGACTCCGCGACGACCGCCACGACGGCAGCGGCCGACGGGACGACACGGACCACGACCGCGACGACGCCCGGAATGGGTATCCCGGTCGCGCTGCTCGCCATCTCCCTGGTCGGTCTCTCGCTCCGGCGGGAGTGA
- a CDS encoding heme ABC transporter ATP-binding protein — MIPDSLFDFLATVRAQPPDPRGGPDSGAVDVEGVSVTLGGQSILDAVSLAIEEGEFIGLIGPNGSGKTTLLRTMSGVIVPESGRVRIGGTEVRGLSSRAVSRRVAVVPQDTHLAFDFDVRDVVAMGRTPYRSRISFGQRPDEATIDDAMERAQVDHLADRSVDAVSGGERQRVLLARALAQDTPVLVLDEPTASLDINHQIRTLEIVRSLVDEGKTVIAAIHDLNLAAHYCDGLVLLGDGEVLADGTPTDVLTESHLESAFGTQAVVTSHPVTGSVYVMALPEGATEETRERVHVIGGGATGARLLYLLSAAGFAVTTGALNEGDSDLETARHLGIEAVTLPPGAPMDEAATAAVRDHVRDAAVTVVADVEIGVGNLPNLEAAAEAENLIVVEKRPFADRNFVGPEARARYEERRREATVVGETDVISTVEDVLEDRSPRPD, encoded by the coding sequence GTGATCCCCGACAGCCTATTCGACTTCCTGGCCACCGTCCGCGCCCAGCCCCCCGACCCCCGAGGCGGTCCCGATTCCGGCGCGGTCGACGTCGAAGGCGTCTCGGTCACCCTCGGCGGCCAGTCGATACTCGACGCCGTCTCACTCGCCATCGAGGAGGGGGAGTTCATCGGACTCATCGGTCCAAACGGATCCGGGAAGACGACCCTCCTCCGTACGATGAGTGGGGTTATCGTCCCCGAATCGGGGCGCGTCCGTATCGGAGGGACCGAGGTGCGAGGGCTCTCCTCGCGAGCGGTCAGCCGACGGGTCGCGGTGGTCCCCCAGGACACGCACCTCGCGTTCGACTTCGACGTTCGAGACGTCGTCGCGATGGGGCGGACGCCTTACCGGTCCCGGATCTCCTTCGGCCAGCGCCCAGACGAGGCGACCATCGACGATGCCATGGAACGGGCGCAGGTCGATCACCTCGCCGACCGATCGGTCGATGCGGTCAGCGGTGGGGAACGCCAGCGCGTGCTGCTGGCCAGGGCGCTCGCCCAGGATACCCCGGTGCTCGTCCTCGACGAGCCGACCGCGAGCCTGGACATCAACCACCAGATCCGCACCCTCGAGATCGTTCGGTCGCTGGTCGACGAGGGGAAGACCGTGATCGCGGCCATCCACGACCTCAACCTCGCCGCGCACTACTGCGACGGCCTCGTCCTGCTCGGCGACGGCGAGGTTCTCGCGGACGGGACGCCGACCGACGTCCTCACCGAATCGCACCTCGAGAGTGCCTTCGGGACGCAGGCCGTGGTCACGAGCCACCCCGTCACGGGGTCGGTCTACGTCATGGCGTTACCCGAGGGCGCGACCGAAGAGACCCGCGAACGCGTCCACGTCATCGGTGGCGGCGCGACGGGCGCACGCCTGCTCTATCTGCTCTCGGCCGCGGGGTTCGCGGTGACGACCGGGGCGCTCAACGAGGGCGACTCCGACCTGGAGACCGCCCGGCACCTGGGCATCGAGGCCGTCACGCTCCCACCGGGAGCCCCCATGGACGAAGCGGCGACGGCGGCAGTACGAGACCACGTGCGCGACGCTGCAGTGACCGTCGTCGCCGACGTAGAGATCGGCGTCGGGAACCTCCCGAACCTCGAGGCCGCAGCGGAAGCCGAGAACCTGATCGTCGTCGAGAAGCGCCCCTTCGCGGACCGCAACTTCGTCGGCCCCGAGGCACGAGCGCGCTACGAGGAACGCAGGCGTGAGGCGACCGTCGTCGGCGAAACAGACGTCATCTCGACCGTCGAGGACGTCCTCGAGGATCGCTCGCCCCGGCCCGACTGA
- the btuC gene encoding vitamin B12 ABC transporter permease BtuC, whose translation MHGAVRGAGWVGALVALLVGTVVASAAVGSVTIPPLTTAKVLLEAVVVPTSIDLAWSAAQGGLTSMVPAIQVGYSPVATFAVPETSRTIILGIRLPRIVLGSLVGFALAGAGAVMQGFFRNPMADPSIIGVSSGAAVGAVAAITLPLGLRLHTAAFLTGLATAFAVYLIATEGGRTPVATLLLAGVAVQTFLGAVISYMLVHSGESLQQAVFWLMGHLHNATWADVRITLVTVPPLFVALLWYARDLNVLLLGEEDARTLGIEVERTKRMLLGLSSLLTATAVAVAGVIGFVGLIVPHVMRLLVGPDHRLLLPTSALAGAAFLVATDTVARTGTAELPVGIVTAALGAPFFLYLLRRREVHAL comes from the coding sequence ATGCACGGCGCGGTGCGCGGCGCAGGGTGGGTGGGGGCCCTCGTCGCCCTCCTCGTCGGAACGGTCGTCGCCAGCGCGGCGGTCGGGTCGGTCACCATTCCGCCGCTCACCACCGCGAAGGTCCTGCTCGAGGCCGTCGTCGTTCCCACCTCCATCGACCTGGCGTGGTCCGCCGCCCAGGGAGGACTCACCAGCATGGTTCCGGCCATCCAGGTCGGCTATTCGCCCGTCGCGACGTTCGCCGTCCCGGAGACGAGCCGGACGATCATCCTCGGCATCCGATTGCCCCGCATCGTCCTCGGCAGCCTCGTCGGGTTCGCGCTGGCCGGAGCGGGCGCGGTGATGCAGGGATTCTTCCGGAATCCGATGGCCGATCCGTCGATCATCGGCGTCTCCTCCGGAGCGGCCGTGGGTGCGGTGGCGGCCATCACGCTCCCGCTCGGCCTGCGCCTCCACACCGCCGCCTTCCTGACGGGGCTGGCGACCGCCTTCGCGGTCTACCTCATCGCGACCGAGGGGGGTCGAACGCCGGTCGCGACGTTGCTCCTCGCGGGCGTCGCGGTCCAGACGTTCCTCGGCGCGGTCATCTCCTACATGCTCGTCCACAGCGGCGAGAGTCTCCAGCAGGCGGTCTTCTGGTTGATGGGGCATCTCCACAACGCGACCTGGGCCGACGTCAGGATCACGCTGGTCACCGTCCCACCGCTGTTCGTCGCGCTGTTGTGGTACGCCCGCGACCTCAACGTCCTGTTGCTCGGCGAGGAGGACGCGCGCACCCTCGGCATCGAGGTCGAGCGGACGAAGCGAATGCTCCTCGGACTCTCGAGTCTGCTGACGGCGACGGCGGTGGCGGTGGCCGGGGTCATCGGCTTCGTGGGACTCATCGTCCCGCACGTCATGCGGTTGCTCGTCGGCCCCGACCATCGACTCCTCCTCCCCACGAGCGCGCTCGCCGGGGCGGCCTTCCTCGTCGCGACCGACACCGTCGCCCGGACCGGGACGGCCGAACTCCCCGTGGGTATCGTCACGGCAGCCCTCGGCGCCCCCTTCTTCCTCTACCTGCTCCGACGACGGGAGGTGCACGCGCTGTGA
- a CDS encoding helix-turn-helix domain-containing protein, which produces MQGTAPLDQSPETTAGPLDIRLSVTPDEECCCPLKRCDAESVQQSLSVADDKTGRCRLVIDEGSGACYEEISTCQFCPCPTFEDYECVNQLLEVQDDSLLFSVTIPDRSVLAPLIEGLRETDASVSVNRILTAGEEGEMTPDITEKQREAFLIAVERGYYERPRGATLDDIAEELGITSSAVSQRLTAVKRRLARKYARRYDAELSE; this is translated from the coding sequence ATGCAGGGTACCGCTCCGCTCGACCAGTCACCCGAGACGACCGCCGGCCCACTCGATATCCGGCTCTCAGTCACGCCGGACGAGGAGTGCTGTTGTCCGCTGAAACGCTGTGACGCGGAGTCGGTCCAGCAATCACTGTCGGTCGCCGACGACAAGACTGGGCGCTGTCGACTCGTCATCGATGAGGGGAGCGGGGCGTGTTACGAGGAGATCTCGACGTGTCAGTTCTGTCCGTGTCCCACCTTCGAGGATTACGAGTGTGTGAACCAGTTGCTCGAGGTCCAGGACGACAGCCTGCTGTTCTCGGTCACGATACCCGACCGCTCCGTACTCGCCCCTCTTATAGAGGGACTTCGCGAGACGGACGCCAGCGTCTCCGTGAATCGGATCCTCACCGCGGGCGAGGAGGGCGAGATGACCCCCGACATCACCGAGAAACAACGCGAGGCGTTTCTTATCGCGGTCGAACGGGGATACTACGAGCGACCGCGGGGGGCGACCCTCGACGACATCGCCGAGGAACTCGGCATCACGTCCTCCGCGGTGTCGCAGCGATTGACGGCAGTCAAACGCCGACTCGCCAGGAAGTACGCCAGACGGTACGACGCGGAACTGTCCGAGTAG
- a CDS encoding SagB/ThcOx family dehydrogenase produces MERRRWLRAIGAFGIWGSAGCLRSDDVDGTTPPTSEEAADGDGNGASATERRAAPSALPRPGTVEGDASVSAAIADRRSRRSYGTEPVTAAELGQLLWAAQGTTKRRTGRRDLRAAPSAGATYPLELFVVIGDPGVVEFDVGIYHYERTDHALELVEGGNHQTELQEIAVDQDHVGDAALDVVITGVDERTTQKYGERGRRRYVPIEVGHAGQNIYLQAESLGLSTVAIGAFRDDDLRTLLNVSDSHRPLCIYPVGRRW; encoded by the coding sequence ATGGAACGACGGCGCTGGTTACGGGCGATCGGTGCATTCGGCATCTGGGGTTCTGCGGGCTGTCTCCGGAGCGACGACGTCGACGGCACCACGCCTCCCACGTCCGAGGAGGCGGCCGACGGGGACGGGAACGGAGCCTCAGCGACCGAACGACGAGCGGCGCCGTCGGCGCTTCCGCGTCCAGGAACTGTCGAGGGAGATGCGTCCGTCTCGGCGGCTATTGCGGATCGACGTTCGCGACGCAGCTACGGGACCGAGCCGGTTACCGCCGCAGAACTGGGCCAACTCCTCTGGGCCGCGCAGGGAACCACGAAACGGCGTACGGGCAGACGGGATCTGCGCGCCGCGCCGAGTGCAGGAGCCACCTATCCGCTCGAACTGTTCGTCGTCATCGGCGACCCGGGCGTCGTGGAGTTCGACGTGGGCATCTATCACTATGAGAGAACGGATCACGCACTCGAACTGGTCGAGGGTGGAAACCACCAGACCGAGTTGCAGGAGATCGCCGTCGATCAGGACCACGTCGGTGACGCAGCACTCGACGTCGTCATCACCGGTGTCGACGAACGAACCACCCAGAAGTACGGCGAACGGGGACGGCGACGATACGTCCCGATCGAAGTCGGCCACGCCGGTCAGAACATCTACCTGCAGGCCGAATCACTGGGCCTGTCGACGGTCGCCATCGGGGCGTTCCGGGATGACGACCTTCGGACTCTCCTGAACGTGTCGGATTCCCATCGGCCACTCTGCATCTATCCGGTAGGACGGCGGTGGTAA
- a CDS encoding histidine kinase N-terminal 7TM domain-containing protein: MATLVGMLTTVYGLYYLSKFGRTLQVTTFTILATTITLWTFFAMVQLTATGFTRSFWAYKMLHFGSFTTAPAVFFYGLSMGTARRWVNWKTGTAIVLWLVPVFVWLFTDPIPVLLEDPHLVSVGSFSVIAHGNSPIYVAYLSAFYVLATIGLFYIVYQTWSNRSLSRSQAVILVPAIFAPMLLSVAQTFQLLPFETPGTIFTPVSFSVGMAGIGYAAFRYETFDTKALARSRTIEYMREGYLLAGTDGAIVDVNDSARSLLATESRLVGEGVTTVFPSIATERLDDGATVPPFEKTIESDDETRTLEVSPTNFTAGTDHRLGTLFVIRDITPRKAAQQQIESQRDDIALLDQMVRHDIRNQLQAVIGWADLLEDDGELSTAELEYVHRITENAERAVELTKSARDLANVMLDSESEYESVDLRRILLNEVETVRGSFADASVTIAGPLPDVSVIADEMLGSVFRNLLKNAIQHNDLDHPEVAVSATVDDGQVHVSIADDGPGIPDTLKEQMFSKGETGLDSNGTGIGLYLVETLVENYGGSVVVEDNEPRGSIFTVSLPRADSS, translated from the coding sequence TTGGCAACTCTGGTGGGAATGCTGACGACGGTGTACGGGCTGTACTATCTGAGCAAATTCGGACGGACCCTGCAGGTGACGACCTTTACCATCCTGGCCACGACAATTACACTCTGGACGTTTTTCGCGATGGTACAGTTGACGGCGACGGGATTCACTCGGTCGTTCTGGGCGTACAAAATGCTGCACTTCGGCTCGTTCACGACGGCGCCAGCGGTATTCTTCTACGGGCTCTCGATGGGGACGGCTCGTCGCTGGGTGAACTGGAAGACTGGCACGGCGATCGTTCTGTGGTTGGTACCGGTGTTCGTCTGGCTGTTCACCGACCCGATTCCCGTGCTCCTCGAAGACCCACATCTCGTCTCGGTCGGTTCGTTCTCGGTCATCGCTCACGGCAATAGCCCGATCTACGTCGCATACCTCTCTGCGTTCTACGTCCTCGCCACGATAGGACTGTTCTACATCGTCTACCAGACGTGGTCGAATCGGAGTCTCAGCCGGAGCCAGGCGGTGATTCTCGTCCCAGCTATCTTTGCCCCGATGCTGTTGTCCGTCGCACAGACCTTCCAGTTGCTCCCCTTCGAGACGCCAGGCACGATCTTCACACCCGTCTCGTTTTCCGTCGGTATGGCCGGAATTGGCTACGCAGCGTTTCGCTACGAGACCTTCGACACGAAGGCACTCGCCCGTTCCAGGACGATCGAGTACATGCGGGAAGGGTACCTGCTTGCCGGAACTGACGGGGCAATCGTGGATGTGAACGATAGTGCTCGGTCGTTGTTAGCCACCGAATCCCGACTCGTTGGCGAAGGGGTCACAACCGTCTTTCCGTCCATAGCGACCGAACGACTAGACGATGGGGCGACGGTCCCACCGTTCGAGAAGACGATCGAATCGGACGATGAAACGCGGACACTCGAGGTCTCTCCTACGAATTTCACCGCTGGCACGGATCACAGGCTCGGAACGCTGTTCGTCATCCGTGATATCACGCCACGGAAAGCGGCCCAACAACAGATAGAAAGCCAGCGCGACGACATAGCACTCCTGGACCAGATGGTCCGCCACGACATCCGAAATCAGTTACAGGCCGTCATCGGCTGGGCGGACCTCCTCGAAGATGACGGCGAATTGTCGACAGCCGAACTCGAATACGTACACCGGATCACCGAAAACGCAGAACGGGCAGTCGAACTCACGAAATCGGCACGGGACCTCGCAAACGTGATGCTCGATTCGGAGTCCGAATACGAGTCCGTCGATCTGCGACGGATTCTTCTAAACGAGGTGGAGACCGTCCGAGGCTCCTTCGCCGATGCCTCAGTCACGATTGCGGGCCCCCTGCCAGACGTGTCGGTGATAGCGGATGAGATGCTCGGGTCCGTTTTTCGAAATCTGCTGAAAAACGCGATCCAGCACAATGACCTCGACCATCCCGAAGTAGCAGTCTCGGCGACGGTAGACGATGGCCAGGTACACGTCTCGATTGCGGACGACGGGCCTGGGATCCCCGACACCCTGAAAGAGCAGATGTTTTCGAAAGGAGAAACCGGACTGGACAGCAACGGCACCGGGATCGGCTTGTATCTCGTCGAGACCCTCGTCGAGAACTACGGCGGCTCGGTGGTGGTCGAGGATAACGAACCACGAGGATCGATATTCACGGTCTCGCTTCCACGAGCGGACTCGTCCTGA